In one Silene latifolia isolate original U9 population chromosome 10, ASM4854445v1, whole genome shotgun sequence genomic region, the following are encoded:
- the LOC141607587 gene encoding protein FAR1-RELATED SEQUENCE 9-like, with translation MDQQRHTQKQLDHNDKHSSQKTLTHLALESHGAKVCTYSSFYSFKEEAIYSIDTCRTGGFTERGELEVTSIKDSSREKNFEVVYSPALTDDPSTHKASCSCTMFERTGILCRHIIWIFSANGMKTIPDDYVVNRWAKEYLQLRMFNCNGEGTDNMKIIDEKQIAMSIIWSEVHQTVGLL, from the exons ATGGACCAACAAAGACATACACAAAAGCAGCTTGACCACAATGATAAGCACTCGTCCCAGAAGACGTTAACACATCTGGCGTTAGAGAGTCATGGTGCAAAAGTGTGCACCTATTCATCTTTCTACTCCTTCAAGGAAGAGGCCATATACTCAATTGATACATGTAGAACCGGAGGTTTCACTGAGAGAGGCGAGCTAGAGGTAACTAGTATCAAAGATTCGTCCAGGGAAAAGAATTTTGAAGTTGTATACAGTCCAG CCTTAACTGATGACCCAAGTACACATAAAGCAAGCTGCAGTTGTACAATGTTTGAACGAACCGGCATCCTATGCCGCCATATAATATGGATTTTTTCAGCAAATGGGATGAAGACTATACCAGACGATTATGTTGTAAATAGATGGGCGAAAGAGTATCTCCAATTAAGGATGTTCAATTGTAATGGTGAAGGGACAGACAACATGAAAATCATCGATGAAAAACAAATTGCAATGTCAATAATATGGTCGGAGGTTCATCAGACTGTAGGGCTCCTTTGA